A stretch of Bordetella genomosp. 13 DNA encodes these proteins:
- a CDS encoding DUF2946 family protein yields MDQAVKEAIARWPDVPAVCGWLSLDERGRWRLHPQGDAAAGGPGEPVTNTQILAFMDRNYAGDDQGRWYFQNGPQRVYVRLDAAPYILRRADSGSGLQTHNGLDAGRVSAWWLDDTGRLYAVTDAGPGMIEDRELGTLLELLHTVDGVPLLDALESLEDGQEPQVRLPDAASAAPLRQASRREMPTRLGFCALPSL; encoded by the coding sequence ATGGACCAGGCCGTCAAAGAAGCCATCGCCCGCTGGCCCGACGTGCCGGCGGTATGCGGCTGGCTGTCGCTGGACGAACGCGGCCGCTGGCGGCTGCATCCGCAGGGCGACGCGGCGGCGGGAGGCCCGGGCGAACCCGTCACCAACACGCAGATCCTCGCCTTCATGGATCGCAACTATGCCGGCGACGACCAGGGCCGCTGGTATTTCCAGAACGGTCCGCAGCGGGTTTACGTGCGCCTGGATGCCGCGCCCTACATCCTGCGCCGCGCGGACTCCGGCTCGGGCCTGCAGACGCACAACGGGCTGGACGCGGGGCGGGTATCGGCATGGTGGCTGGACGACACGGGCCGACTGTATGCCGTCACGGACGCCGGCCCCGGCATGATCGAAGACCGCGAGCTGGGCACGCTGCTCGAACTGCTGCACACCGTCGACGGCGTGCCGCTGCTGGACGCGCTGGAGTCGCTAGAAGACGGCCAGGAACCGCAGGTCCGGCTGCCCGATGCGGCGTCCGCCGCCCCGCTGCGCCAGGCTTCGCGCCGCGAGATGCCGACACGCCTGGGCTTTTGCGCCCTGCCCTCCTTGTAG
- a CDS encoding NUDIX hydrolase encodes MSANQPPSYFPAPRRARFCSQCGSPVARRVPDGDNRERDLCDHCGAIHYQNPRMVVGTVPTWQGRVLLCRRAIEPRYDTWTLPAGFMELGESTAQGAERETLEESGARIALGQLYTVIDVPQVEQVHLFYLAEALGPELDPGPESLEARYFDEAEIPWSDLSFRTVATTLQRYFEDRRRGTFPTQHYTLDSRR; translated from the coding sequence ATGAGCGCCAATCAGCCCCCCAGCTACTTTCCGGCCCCGCGCCGCGCCCGCTTCTGCAGCCAGTGCGGATCGCCGGTCGCCCGCCGCGTGCCCGACGGCGACAACCGCGAACGCGATCTCTGCGATCACTGCGGCGCCATCCATTACCAGAACCCGCGCATGGTGGTCGGCACGGTGCCGACGTGGCAGGGGCGCGTGCTGCTGTGCCGGCGCGCCATCGAGCCGCGCTACGACACCTGGACCCTGCCCGCGGGCTTCATGGAGCTGGGCGAAAGCACCGCGCAGGGGGCCGAGCGCGAGACGCTCGAAGAGTCCGGCGCCCGCATCGCGCTGGGCCAGCTGTACACGGTGATCGACGTGCCGCAGGTGGAACAGGTGCACCTGTTCTACCTGGCCGAGGCGCTGGGCCCCGAACTCGATCCCGGCCCCGAAAGCCTGGAGGCGCGCTACTTCGACGAGGCCGAAATTCCCTGGAGCGACCTGTCGTTCCGCACGGTCGCCACGACGCTGCAGCGCTATTTCGAAGACCGCCGCCGCGGCACGTTCCCCACCCAGCACTACACGCTCGATTCGCGCCGCTGA
- a CDS encoding nitroreductase — protein MDSSARLDSASLSLDEAMRTRRSIRAFLPDPVPQPLIEQVLELASRAPSGNNAQPWKVYVITGAARQRLCDALRQAYDDPDQSRYRGEYDYYPKQWIPPFQDRRRKVGWDLYGLLGITRDDKARMHAQHARNYAFFDAPVGLMFTLNRIMSQGSWLDYGMFLQSVMLAARAHGLDTCPQAAFVPYHAVIARELELPAEEMLVCGMALGYADPRAVENTLYSEREPVAGFTRFVS, from the coding sequence ATGGATTCTTCGGCACGTCTGGATTCGGCATCCTTGTCGCTGGACGAAGCCATGCGCACGCGCCGCTCGATCCGCGCGTTCCTGCCGGATCCCGTACCGCAGCCGCTGATCGAGCAGGTGCTCGAGCTGGCCAGCCGCGCGCCTTCGGGCAACAACGCGCAGCCGTGGAAGGTCTATGTGATAACGGGCGCGGCCCGGCAGCGCCTGTGCGACGCGCTGCGCCAGGCCTACGACGATCCGGACCAGAGCCGGTATCGCGGCGAGTACGACTACTACCCCAAGCAGTGGATTCCGCCGTTCCAGGACCGTCGCCGCAAAGTGGGCTGGGACCTGTACGGTCTGCTGGGCATCACGCGCGACGACAAGGCCCGCATGCACGCGCAGCACGCCCGCAACTACGCCTTCTTCGATGCGCCGGTCGGCCTGATGTTCACCTTGAATCGCATCATGTCGCAGGGCAGCTGGCTGGATTACGGCATGTTCCTGCAATCGGTCATGCTGGCCGCGCGCGCGCATGGCCTGGATACCTGCCCGCAGGCCGCTTTCGTGCCCTATCACGCCGTGATCGCGCGCGAGCTGGAATTGCCCGCCGAAGAAATGCTGGTGTGCGGCATGGCGCTGGGCTATGCGGACCCGCGGGCGGTGGAGAACACGCTGTACAGCGAGCGTGAGCCGGTGGCGGGGTTCACGCGGTTCGTGTCGTAG
- the aat gene encoding leucyl/phenylalanyl-tRNA--protein transferase yields MKLPWLDPDTPLPPPEQALQQPPGLVAAGLDLSTARLTEAYRNGIFPWYSEGEPVLWWSPDPRMVLACADFAPSHSLRKRLRRIAREAVEPWPSVQVRVDTAFAEVLALCAAPRGDHAGTWITEPMQLTYRAWHAEGRAHSIETWIDGELAGGLYGISLGRMFFGESMFARATDASKIALAYLVRFLQRHGVEWIDCQQETRHLASMGARPVDRARFLAHVRATVDLPAPPWRRGMLDADGLLHPLPPDGLLS; encoded by the coding sequence TTGAAACTGCCCTGGCTCGATCCCGACACGCCCCTGCCCCCGCCCGAGCAGGCGCTGCAGCAGCCGCCCGGCCTGGTGGCGGCCGGCCTCGACCTCTCCACCGCGCGCCTGACCGAGGCGTATCGCAACGGCATTTTCCCGTGGTATTCCGAGGGCGAGCCGGTGCTGTGGTGGAGCCCGGATCCCCGCATGGTGCTGGCCTGCGCCGACTTCGCGCCCTCGCACTCGCTGCGCAAGCGCCTGCGCCGCATCGCGCGCGAGGCCGTCGAGCCCTGGCCCTCGGTGCAGGTGCGCGTGGACACCGCGTTCGCCGAAGTGCTGGCCCTATGCGCCGCGCCGCGCGGCGACCATGCCGGCACCTGGATCACCGAGCCCATGCAGCTGACATATCGCGCCTGGCATGCCGAGGGCCGCGCGCACAGCATCGAAACCTGGATAGACGGCGAACTGGCCGGCGGGTTGTACGGCATCAGCCTGGGCCGCATGTTCTTCGGCGAGTCCATGTTCGCGCGAGCCACCGACGCGTCGAAGATCGCCCTGGCCTATCTGGTCCGATTCCTGCAGCGCCACGGCGTCGAATGGATCGACTGCCAGCAGGAAACGCGGCATCTGGCCAGCATGGGCGCCAGGCCGGTGGATCGGGCCCGCTTCCTGGCGCACGTGCGTGCCACGGTCGACTTGCCCGCCCCGCCCTGGCGGCGCGGCATGCTGGATGCCGACGGACTGTTGCATCCGCTTCCGCCCGACGGCCTGCTGTCCTGA
- a CDS encoding DUF427 domain-containing protein, with protein MTDKPILIPDANHPITITPNTARVVVTAGGLAIADTRRALTLREADYPPVQYIPRDDVDMARLERTSHATHCPYKGDCAYYSIPAAGERADNAAWSYEAPHPAVARIAGHIAFYPDRVDSIEELS; from the coding sequence ATGACCGACAAGCCCATCCTGATTCCCGACGCCAATCATCCCATCACCATTACCCCCAACACCGCGCGTGTGGTGGTGACGGCGGGCGGCCTTGCCATCGCCGACACCAGGCGCGCGCTGACACTGCGCGAGGCCGACTATCCTCCGGTGCAATACATCCCGCGCGACGACGTGGACATGGCCAGGCTGGAGCGCACCAGCCACGCCACGCATTGCCCCTACAAGGGCGACTGCGCCTACTACAGCATTCCTGCCGCCGGCGAGCGCGCCGACAACGCCGCCTGGAGCTACGAGGCGCCGCATCCCGCCGTGGCTCGGATCGCGGGCCACATCGCGTTCTATCCCGACCGCGTGGACTCGATCGAGGAATTGTCCTGA